The nucleotide window caaaaaaaacccccaacttTTTCAGTGGGTTAGAGTTAATACCGGGCTGCATTCTCAAACTAGATGTTGTGGAGGAAGGGCGAGTGTCATTGCCTTTCCATCTTGAAGCAGAAGACTTTTCTGTTCTCAGGACTCTGAAAATATTGCTGAGTGACTTCTGCAAGTTGAATatggtggaatttttttttcagggtaaaaatataaatgggacatgtttatttaaaagaaacacaGGTGACGAGTTTGAATTAAAAGTGCTATTCTGTTATCAGTGCTCATGGCATTCTCTTCATATGTGTTATTCCCAGCTACCTAATGGCTAATCACATGCTCACTTAGAATAGCTATGGAAGAGGTTATTTGCCCTCAGCTTTAGCTTCAAATTTTCTGAATCTGACACAGTCTTTCCAGAAGACTTGTATTTTTCAGATTACAGAAATGCAAAGCCTCAGTTGGAGCTCCTATCCTTGAATAGAAGCTGGTTGATGGTGATTGGTGTTCTAATATTTCATACAGCTGTTGCTCTCACACTAGAATAAAAGGACTTGAGAAAATGTTATTCCATGTGCAGAAAATTGTCAAGCTGTGTAGGACAGCCTGTAACAATAGGTTAAGGTCACATTGGGGAAGAAGATGAATGGATTCCATCAGTTCACGCTTCCCCATGATGGTGATAAAGTCCTACAATTAAACACACTTATTGTGTTTTAAATAAGGAGCATTCTTGACAGAAGAAGCAGATTGAGTTGTAAAATTGCTATTTGTTacttagttttgttttctgaactGAGATTGTGTCTTCCTAACCACAAGTGAGGATAGGAATAGCACACATTAATTCACCAGCAGTGGTACAAAGGTTTGTTGCATCAGCTATTCCTTTACTCCCACCAGTACAGGCTTACACTCTACAGAAATTTATTTCTCCCCTGTAGCTTTGGATGTGGAAATCAATCAGTCTTTCATAACTTCCCATAAAAGATTGTTCCATGACCCCAAGTGCAGCTCATGCTCTTCATCTTCACGttgaagttatttttaacaTTGTGTTTTTACTGACTGGGTGCTTCTGTGTACACAGAATTCTTTCTTCTGTCAACCAAGCACCTTCCTGCTCATGGTCTTTAAAACCTGTTTCATGCAGGAATCCAAACagccttttttattattgtaaaacttttgttttcagctgttACTTTCTTGCACCTTTgcagctgggggggggggggggggggtgagTTGTTACCGGAAAAGAGGTTGTCCTAGggaaaattgaaattttatGTTTGAGTTAATAATCTTCCTGCATGAAGAGTGTCCTGCATCCATGGTTTTACAGCctgttgcatttattttttcctctaggAACGTGCTGGCCGTCACTGCGGGGCTCTGAGAGTCTTGAACTCATATTGGGTGGGAGAAGATTCCACTTACAAGTTCTTTGAAGTGATCCTGATCGATCCCTTCCATAAGACCATCAGGCGGAACCCCGACACCCAATGGATCACCAAGCCCGTCCACAAGCACAGAGAGATGCGTGGGCTGACGTCAGCCGGGCGCAAGAGCCGCGGGCTCGGCAAGGGCCACAAATTCCACCACACCATCGGTGGCTCGCGCCGTGCGGCCTGGAGAAGGCGCAACACCCTGCAGCTGCACCGCTACCGCTAATTCTTGTACACGTGGCCATCTAATAAAGCTCATGCAGGTTTTCAGTTTAACAgtgcttctgctgcttcttgGGTCATGTGGATAAGTGTAGAATTCTCCGGGGGTTCAGGTGTTTCCATATTTTGACAggcttttgaaaatgaaatttgatACTTGTGGAGATTGTAGGCCTGTGTATGGAGTTCTGTGATGGGTTTCACTTTTGATAACAAGGAAGGACGTGTGCAATGTGTATTGACATGTCAGGGGCTGGTCCATAAACTCTTGGTCTGAGTTTATTTAGTCACTATTTGTAGGTTGGGTTCTCTGTCCTGTGCTTGGACTGAAGGCCAGCTTTGATCTTGTGCAATGAGATGTAAACTGAAAGtactcatttattttttgcGGGTAATTAAATACTaatggatattttatttttcaagttctGTTTTTTTGTACTTCTTCAGTGTCAAACCAGCTCTTTGGCCTCTCAAACATTGTCTAAATCAGCTAAGCGCAGAATGGAAACGTAAAGCTTGCTCTGTTCTTTGCAGTGCACAGAACTAAAAATGTGAGCATATTGCAAAGAATTATAAGGTTTTAGGCTGAACAATGAAATACTGACTATAGAGTAGTAGGTATTTCCATTTGTCAAGATTGAGGAGGGACAGTTTCTTAAACCTTCCTTTTGATAGCAGAACAGAAAAACCTGTGTCTGTTAAAATCTGCATTCTGATTTACTCCGCTTGGTTAGGTAGAAATAAACACATTTGAGGAACAGTTATATAGATTTGTGTATTTAGACTACTTTTTGTGAAATCACAGTGTGACCTTTTCAGCATGAAGTCAGTTTGCACATAAAGATTGGGAGATTAAATGCAGTTCCTGGTGGATGGCTGTTGTAGCTTCCACAGATTCTGTATCATGTCCATTAGGTAGTGATAGGAAAAGAGGTTGATAGAAGGCCCAAGAAGTAGCTGTGTCTTCCTGGAACTTCATCTTGGGATGTGGAATGTTTTTCCCTTCAACTGAGAAATGTACTTAATACTCCAGTTTAAGTTCTTACAGGAGGGTGGTAGTCTAAAGAAGAGACATTTTGGCAGTGTGTTCTCAAAGCCAGGAATTACAGCTCAAGGTGACAATTCTTTGATTACATGTTTTGTTTGGttcaaacaagaaaaatgcaaaataattgtGAAAAAGTATTAAAGCTATCTGCTCTAAATATGGAACTTTTTTTAGCCTCTTTAAAGCATCACTGATGTTCTTGAAAGATAGTCCTGTGATGTTGTAGGACAGGAATTGGAAGTTCCTCAGAGCAAATTTCATGagtgaggtctcccctgagcATGGAGAGGGTTGTTGCAGAGAGGGGGCTAATCTGTCTGGTTTGTAGATTTAACAGCTTCAGGTAGAGCCAGTGTGGCCAGTGTGTCAATTCCTTTGGAATTATTTTAGATAATAGAGCAGGAATCGGGCTCTATTTTTAGAGCCCAGCTTTTTAATTCATTAGCTGTACAGAGCATGTTTGAGCAACATGGTCTAGaaaaaggtgtccctgcccatggcaggggatttgGAACTagatcttcaaggtcccttcaaCCCAAatctaggatttttttttttaaggtgacAACTTCAAGACTGATGATACTGTACTGGGGGTTGTTACACTGTTTGGGACCCTTGGCATTGATGGGGGAGGGTGACAGCAGTTGACGGGGCAGTCAGCACTAATGCTGTGTCGTTTGCCAGCATTCAAACCTTGCAGCACCTGGCAGGTGTCTTCAGTGAGTTCTACCTTACATTGGCCCTTGTAGTCCTGTAATTctttgaaatttaaaagaaaatactgtccCCTCCAAAGTTTATTGAAAACTGCTGATGACAGTGTATCTAAAAGGGCGTGGTATCTAGCAAACCAGTGAAGGAATTTGAAACGGTTGGTGGTGCCTTCAGAAGATGCTCTGGGTatgtgcagctcattccaaGTCTTCAAGAAGTCAGATTGCCTTTGTGTCTTTCCACGCTGGAAGTGTCTCATGCTCTTAGAcaggattttgggtttgaagggacaTCACTGCAGAATTTATGTGAAGCAGAAAgacatattttattaaaatcttcattttaaaaaggaaaaacattggGGAAGAACTTTTTTGTTTGAATTTGTGGGCTTGGGAAGTCAGGGGTAGAGAGAGGTTATGATCTCTGCCTTTCCTACTTGGTTCTTGAACCTGTTGTGCAAGTTCAAGAGATCGCAGGTAGTCTGTGTTCCTCAAGATTGTGGTAGAAACGAGTCATCTGAGACAGTCCTAGTGAGAGGCTGTAACATGAGTTCAACCCTCCCCAGACACCAAGGGTCTGCCTGAAACAGGGACACTAAGCTGTAGCTGAaggagggtggggggagggaagaggaagcTTCAGGAATTTCACTAGACAAATCTATTAAGACAGAGGAATCTAGTAATCTGTTTCCAAGCCATCTACTTGGCTCTGTTTGCAGGACTGATCATTTCTCAGTCTGAGCGGGCATGTTTTGCATGTAATTAAAAGAGCTGTCTGGTTTCTAGGCAAGACAAAATGAATACCACAGTTAAACTGCAGAGAAGTGGGGCTGTACAGTACCAGGCTGATTCAGCCTGGTTTTAGGTGCTGTTGAAAATAATTGACTGTAAGCATTTATTGGCTGGATTTCACTTTTGTGTCAGCTGCCTAGATTAGCTAATCACTCAGCTTTTGGTACAAGGTGAGGCCCTGGCAAGGGCACTATTTCTGTCCCGAAGGGTGGGATGTGTAAAAACAGATTGTGTGATTTAGGATGTTCTTTAAATAAACAAGTAGGAAACTCCCTTCCACATAGCTAATAGAAGTGCTCATTACTTGGCAACACTAGCTAGGTTGAAAAGTAGGGACTCACTAATCAACAGCGAGTGTAATTGTTTCCTTGCTTTGTCTCGGAAGCATTGGGAATCTGTGAggcagctgtgtgctgctgggagaggcacGCTGGCATGATGCCTGCGAAAGGCACAGATGCTGGTGGAGGAGGCAGTTGGCTCCTTCCTTGCAGCAGAAGGTCATGGAATTTCACTGGTGATTTTTGTGGGGGCCTTCGAATGAAGTAATTAGCGATGGGGGAGAGTTATAGCTCGACTTTCTCACTTATCTCTGTCCTTGTAATGCAGCAGTTGTTCCCTAGCCTTGACCCAGTAGAGAAAAGTGACTGCCTGTGAAGAGTTCTGTACAGCTAATGAATTAAAAAGCTAAGCTCTAAAAATAGAGCCTGATTCCTACTCTATTATCTACTTACTCTCCAAGCTGGGGAGAAAACACTGTATTTTTGTACATCCAGTTTCTTTTCCAGCAGACACGAGTCTCGTTCGGAGAGTATCAAGCCAAAATACTCAGAGTGATGGAAACATTGCTGCagccacaaaaaaatccaatttgGATTTGAATTGAATGCTCTTTTCTGGAGCTTTGAGCAACCACCAAGTTTTTGATACAACCCTTTTAAAGTAATTGTTTGAAACGTAAGGCTATATAAAAAGATGGAGAGCCTGTAGGTTGTTCTCTTTATGTGTCAAGGTTCTGAATCAGCTTCAATTTAATAATTACACACAGAGTGTTTAGGTTGCAGAGCCTTGCTCCCTACAGTTAGGAAGTGTCTGAGCTACACTGCTTACACAACCTTTAATTCAGTGGCTATCCTGCTCTTACCTAATGGCCAGAAGAGGCCTCTGGCAAAGCCAGGACTGGAACCCAGTTCTTCTGGACCCCTTGTCACTACCTGAAATTTAAGACAGCATGCTTTTC belongs to Taeniopygia guttata chromosome 2, bTaeGut7.mat, whole genome shotgun sequence and includes:
- the RPL15 gene encoding large ribosomal subunit protein eL15 (The RefSeq protein has 2 substitutions compared to this genomic sequence); the encoded protein is MGAYKYIQELWRKKQSDVMRFLLRVRCWQYRQLSALHRAPRPTRPDKARRLGYKAKQGYVIYRVRVRRGGRKRPVPKGTTYGKPVHHGVNQLKFARSLQSVAEERAGRHCGALRVLNSYWVGEDSTYKFFEVILIDPFHKTIRRNPDTQWITKPVHKHREMRGLTSAGRKSRGLGKGHKFYHTIGGSRRAAWRRRNTLQLHRYR